In a single window of the uncultured Dysgonomonas sp. genome:
- a CDS encoding BamA/TamA family outer membrane protein, with product MRSQYIKIISTILVYSGIFSFDLQAQIPVDSTAVDNKLDTLRKKDVFDVIEGLFDIKKQEAKDTTDRKFNFSVLPFTTEVPGGGNILVTSLSASFYLGNRKNTNQSEVWLEPYIDFENRYGISVRSYIWLKQNTWALRGDMRIYNYPEYTWGLGKSNSYENKLLVDRSYLRIYQHFLRRVSPGLLVGLGYNLDVHSNVHTDSSDKTLAEYTNYHYGTENYVRSISSGINFNLLYDTRGNSINPSKGDYINLEYRNNLKFLGSDRWWHSLYFDVRKYYRLRNSSRNQNLIALWSYFWTTFNSSPPYFDLPSIGWDSFNSSGRGFQQGRFRSKSLFYSEAEYRRDITRDGLLGFVLFVNINSLNGPKSKLFSNWNLGAGGGLRIKVDRESGTNISLDYAVSRDYCGPYFTLGEYF from the coding sequence ATGAGATCTCAATATATTAAAATAATAAGTACCATCTTGGTATATTCCGGGATTTTCTCTTTCGATTTACAGGCACAGATTCCTGTGGATTCAACAGCTGTTGACAATAAGTTAGATACACTCAGAAAGAAAGATGTTTTTGATGTCATCGAGGGCTTATTTGATATAAAAAAGCAGGAGGCTAAGGATACAACGGACAGGAAATTTAATTTTTCTGTTTTGCCATTTACAACTGAAGTCCCTGGTGGTGGAAATATCCTAGTAACATCACTATCCGCAAGTTTTTATTTAGGAAATCGAAAGAATACCAACCAATCTGAAGTTTGGCTTGAACCATATATCGATTTTGAAAATAGATATGGCATTTCAGTTCGTTCTTATATCTGGTTAAAACAAAATACGTGGGCTCTACGTGGCGATATGAGGATCTATAACTACCCGGAGTATACCTGGGGACTAGGAAAATCAAATTCTTATGAGAATAAATTACTCGTAGATAGGTCTTATCTGCGTATTTATCAACATTTTTTACGGCGGGTTTCTCCCGGCTTACTCGTTGGCTTAGGTTATAATTTAGATGTACACTCAAATGTTCATACGGATTCTTCAGATAAGACGCTCGCAGAATACACAAACTATCATTATGGGACTGAAAACTATGTACGAAGTATTTCTTCCGGCATAAACTTTAACCTTCTATATGATACGCGAGGAAATTCTATTAATCCGTCGAAAGGTGATTATATAAATTTAGAGTATAGAAATAATTTAAAATTCTTGGGTAGTGACCGTTGGTGGCATTCTTTATATTTTGATGTGCGGAAATATTACAGATTACGTAATTCTTCGAGAAATCAAAATCTAATTGCATTATGGAGTTATTTTTGGACGACATTTAATTCCAGCCCTCCTTATTTTGATCTGCCATCCATCGGATGGGATAGTTTCAATAGTTCAGGTCGAGGGTTTCAGCAAGGGAGATTCCGATCAAAGTCTTTATTTTATTCAGAAGCGGAGTATAGGAGGGATATTACTAGAGATGGACTTCTCGGATTTGTTTTATTTGTTAACATCAATAGTTTGAATGGCCCAAAAAGTAAACTATTTTCCAATTGGAACCTTGGAGCAGGAGGGGGGCTTCGAATTAAGGTTGATAGAGAGTCCGGAACTAATATTTCTTTAGACTACGCCGTAAGCCGTGATTATTGTGGTCCATATTTTACATTGGGAGAATATTTTTAG
- a CDS encoding lysophospholipid acyltransferase family protein, producing the protein MKQILQMIIYKGIYVIAYTVSLIPMVFLYAMASVAFFVIYNIIGYRKAVVIQNMARSFPDKSYGEIHCIMKKFYTCFTAYFAEIIKSISIPAKELDKKIIFENLELIDRYINTGRNVIVCLGHCANWEMPNFIACKLPYNMYAVYKPLRSIIINRLMIKIRSRFGVKLISHKSIVRHILTQKSSPAVYFFLADQCPRIKDDKYKFDFLNQETYVFSGMEKLSRISRSSVIYLHIQQLSKGNYKVRCMPICSETESMNEGEISLRYINLLAENINQEPYGWLWTHKRWKK; encoded by the coding sequence ATGAAACAAATATTGCAAATGATTATCTATAAAGGTATTTATGTTATTGCTTATACCGTGAGCCTAATACCTATGGTATTCCTGTATGCAATGGCTTCCGTCGCTTTTTTTGTTATTTACAATATTATTGGTTACAGGAAGGCTGTGGTAATCCAAAACATGGCACGCTCCTTTCCCGATAAATCGTATGGGGAGATTCACTGTATAATGAAAAAATTTTATACGTGTTTTACTGCCTATTTTGCTGAAATCATAAAAAGCATATCCATCCCTGCAAAAGAACTTGATAAGAAAATAATTTTTGAAAACCTGGAACTTATAGACAGGTATATAAATACAGGACGAAACGTTATTGTCTGTCTGGGGCATTGTGCTAATTGGGAGATGCCTAATTTTATAGCCTGCAAACTTCCCTACAATATGTATGCAGTATATAAGCCTCTACGGTCAATAATAATAAACAGGCTGATGATCAAAATTCGATCCCGTTTTGGCGTAAAACTGATATCTCATAAATCAATTGTGCGCCACATCCTGACTCAAAAGTCATCACCTGCCGTTTACTTTTTTCTGGCAGACCAATGTCCCCGAATAAAAGATGACAAATACAAATTCGATTTCCTGAACCAGGAGACATATGTTTTTTCAGGTATGGAAAAGCTGTCACGAATTAGTCGATCATCTGTAATTTATTTACATATCCAACAACTATCGAAAGGAAATTATAAAGTAAGATGTATGCCTATATGTTCTGAAACGGAGTCTATGAATGAAGGGGAAATATCTCTAAGATACATAAACTTACTAGCTGAAAATATCAATCAAGAGCCATACGGCTGGTTATGGACACATAAACGATGGAAAAAATAA
- a CDS encoding acyloxyacyl hydrolase, producing the protein MYINLLCLFTAVLSADCFAQADSIKSKQVKNPVIYEMELDNGGIVKQKGVGSIAYKNAYYQGIHLRIGWKQLGTNDKYNQLYNNPVYGIGLYLATLNKSSIGNPYTLYGFVQVPLKHELNSKWSYDYRIALGLSGDFNPFDKVKNPTNKVIGSEDNVYIGFGFRVQYKLHPNWKMGMGLSFHHFSNGALALPNKGINLMPLSLSLSYQPQKDIPVHKNLPIKSYSRKWMYHFNYGMGFKQLHEDLSKRYLKISLGFYASRHISHKWRIGGGLDIFYAASGNKKEIADDKAGRISSIFSGGPSFYLVHILNERLILNGNIGCYIHKQNFNGEINRFFLRAGIRYYVYKNLNTGLSIKAHMGKADFIEWSLGYTINK; encoded by the coding sequence ATGTATATTAATCTTTTGTGCCTTTTTACAGCGGTACTATCCGCTGATTGTTTTGCGCAGGCTGACTCTATCAAAAGCAAACAGGTTAAAAATCCTGTTATTTATGAGATGGAGTTAGACAATGGAGGAATCGTGAAACAAAAGGGTGTGGGAAGCATTGCTTATAAAAATGCTTATTACCAGGGTATTCATCTAAGAATCGGTTGGAAACAATTAGGTACGAATGATAAATACAACCAGCTTTATAACAATCCAGTCTATGGAATAGGTTTGTATTTGGCGACATTGAATAAATCATCAATCGGCAATCCATATACTCTATACGGGTTTGTACAAGTACCCCTAAAGCATGAGCTGAATAGTAAATGGTCATACGATTACCGTATAGCCTTGGGTTTATCCGGAGATTTTAATCCGTTTGATAAAGTAAAGAATCCCACCAATAAGGTTATCGGCTCTGAAGATAATGTTTACATTGGCTTCGGGTTCAGGGTACAATATAAACTGCATCCCAACTGGAAAATGGGAATGGGGTTGTCATTCCATCATTTTTCAAATGGTGCGCTGGCATTACCGAATAAAGGAATAAACCTCATGCCCTTATCCTTATCGCTGAGTTACCAGCCTCAGAAAGATATACCGGTTCACAAAAATCTTCCTATAAAATCCTATAGCAGAAAGTGGATGTATCATTTTAATTATGGAATGGGATTTAAGCAACTTCACGAAGACCTAAGCAAGCGATATCTTAAAATTTCTCTTGGTTTTTATGCAAGCAGGCACATATCTCATAAATGGAGAATCGGTGGAGGCTTGGATATTTTTTATGCTGCATCCGGCAATAAAAAAGAGATTGCTGACGATAAAGCAGGAAGAATAAGTTCCATATTTTCCGGTGGCCCCTCTTTTTATCTTGTCCATATATTGAATGAACGCCTGATTCTGAATGGTAACATCGGCTGTTATATTCACAAACAGAACTTCAATGGAGAGATAAACAGATTCTTCCTGCGCGCGGGGATCAGGTATTATGTGTATAAGAATCTGAATACCGGCCTTTCAATCAAAGCCCATATGGGCAAAGCTGATTTTATAGAATGGTCATTAGGATATACGATTAACAAGTAG
- a CDS encoding LytTR family DNA-binding domain-containing protein produces the protein MIKAVIIEDEPLTANRLKRLIGKVREDIEIVALLQTVKETLEWLTSNDEPDLYFMDIQLSDGLSFDIFSAFKITKPVIFTTAYDEYAIKAFKANGIDYLLKPIALDDIEKSLARYRQYHPVSPVPDIEDILRKVSQKQPVYKANFLVEWRDQLLSVPETDIAYFHLSNKITYLVTADKKFVISSTLDYLEKEINPHLFIRINRQLIISRKCIKNIHVYFGNRLKLYLFPAPEEEVIVSRERVSEIKIWLDS, from the coding sequence ATGATAAAAGCAGTAATTATAGAAGATGAACCGTTAACAGCCAATCGCCTGAAAAGGCTGATAGGGAAAGTGCGGGAAGATATAGAAATAGTGGCTCTTTTACAAACAGTTAAAGAAACGCTGGAATGGTTAACCTCTAATGATGAGCCTGATCTGTATTTTATGGATATTCAGTTATCTGACGGTCTGAGTTTTGATATATTTTCGGCATTCAAAATCACAAAGCCCGTAATATTTACGACAGCTTATGATGAATATGCCATAAAAGCTTTTAAAGCCAATGGCATTGATTATTTACTCAAACCGATTGCCCTTGATGATATTGAAAAAAGTCTGGCCAGGTATAGACAATATCACCCTGTTTCTCCAGTCCCTGACATAGAGGATATCCTCCGGAAAGTATCCCAAAAGCAACCTGTGTATAAGGCTAATTTTCTGGTAGAATGGCGTGACCAGTTATTATCTGTTCCTGAAACAGATATAGCCTATTTCCACTTGTCAAACAAAATAACATACCTTGTTACGGCAGATAAAAAGTTCGTTATCTCATCTACTCTGGATTATCTGGAAAAAGAAATCAATCCTCACCTCTTTATTCGGATTAACCGCCAACTTATTATTTCCCGAAAATGTATAAAAAATATACACGTGTACTTTGGAAATCGTCTGAAGCTTTATTTGTTCCCGGCTCCGGAAGAGGAGGTGATTGTAAGCAGGGAGCGGGTGTCGGAAATAAAAATATGGTTAGATAGCTAA